A part of Thermus oshimai DSM 12092 genomic DNA contains:
- a CDS encoding HNH endonuclease: MNLDAPRVLVLNATYEVLGLASIKRSVLLVLGGGAEMVAESGLYLHTPSTRIPVPSVIRLKRLVRRGPSRVPLNRRNVLRRDRYTCQYCGRQGGDLTVDHVLPKSRGGKSTWENLVAACRACNLKKGDRTPEEAGMRLLKPPRAPKAPLFLADLKEIPEAWQPFLQMA, translated from the coding sequence GTGAACCTGGACGCTCCCCGGGTCCTGGTCCTGAACGCCACCTACGAGGTGCTGGGCCTGGCCAGCATCAAGCGCAGCGTCCTCCTGGTCCTGGGCGGGGGGGCGGAGATGGTGGCGGAAAGCGGGCTTTACCTCCACACCCCCTCCACCCGCATCCCCGTGCCCAGCGTGATCCGCTTGAAGCGCCTGGTGCGCCGGGGGCCAAGCCGGGTACCCCTAAACCGCAGGAACGTCCTCCGGAGGGACCGGTACACCTGCCAGTACTGCGGCCGCCAGGGGGGGGACCTCACGGTGGACCACGTCCTCCCCAAAAGCCGGGGGGGGAAGAGCACCTGGGAAAACCTGGTGGCCGCCTGCCGGGCCTGCAACCTGAAAAAGGGGGACCGCACCCCCGAGGAGGCCGGCATGCGCCTTCTAAAGCCGCCTAGGGCGCCCAAAGCGCCCCTTTTTTTGGCCGACCTTAAGGAAATCCCCGAGGCCTGGCAGCCTTTCTTGCAGATGGCCTAG
- a CDS encoding tetratricopeptide repeat protein, giving the protein MAKRLFWSFFLVFLGGFSSLSWAEDALLEKAEALLKAGSYEEAALAYEAYLAQDYGRLEAHLGLGVALAKAGRLQEARFAFDQMTRLFPERYEGFFNLGQVLLLLGKPQEAAEALARAAELRPTEEAYLALAQALAQAGNAQGAAEALRKGLAPERSAAYRLALAQALYASGARSEAVPVLYALLNREPKVAEAWDLLALILAEEGLKGRALRELDRGLAQVEGKGRARLLLRKALLSPNPEPLLKEAYALDPGLWTAAYLLGRSRLEAKDPKGALPYLLSAYRTAPEPEVALALAGAYWALGDYKNAYRYAGEAGPAGRFLKAQAAHRLGRREEALALLEGLATPEALSLRGVLLLELGRAEEAVAALGQAYQATPSPEVGANLGAALVALRRYGEAEVVLREVLLKAPRLSAAWYNLGLALRALDRQAEAERALRQAALLGSKEAEALLRR; this is encoded by the coding sequence ATGGCGAAAAGGCTCTTTTGGTCCTTCTTTCTGGTATTTTTGGGCGGGTTTTCCTCCTTGTCCTGGGCGGAGGATGCCCTCCTGGAGAAGGCGGAGGCCTTATTGAAGGCGGGTTCCTATGAGGAGGCCGCGTTGGCCTACGAGGCCTACCTGGCCCAGGACTACGGCCGCCTCGAGGCCCACCTGGGCCTGGGGGTGGCCCTGGCCAAGGCGGGCCGTCTGCAGGAGGCCCGCTTCGCCTTTGACCAGATGACTCGCCTCTTCCCCGAGCGCTACGAGGGCTTCTTCAACCTGGGCCAGGTCCTCCTCCTTCTGGGCAAGCCCCAGGAGGCGGCGGAGGCCCTGGCCCGGGCGGCGGAGCTTAGGCCTACGGAGGAGGCCTACCTGGCCCTGGCCCAGGCCCTGGCCCAGGCCGGGAATGCCCAGGGGGCGGCGGAGGCCTTGAGGAAAGGCCTCGCCCCGGAGCGGAGCGCGGCCTACCGTCTGGCCCTGGCCCAGGCCCTCTACGCCTCGGGGGCCCGGTCGGAGGCGGTGCCCGTGCTCTACGCCCTCCTCAACCGCGAGCCCAAGGTGGCCGAGGCCTGGGACCTCCTGGCCCTGATCCTCGCGGAGGAGGGCCTGAAGGGGCGGGCCTTAAGGGAGCTGGACCGGGGCCTGGCCCAGGTGGAGGGGAAGGGAAGGGCCAGGCTCCTTCTTCGCAAGGCCCTCCTTTCCCCTAACCCCGAACCCCTCCTCAAGGAGGCCTACGCCCTGGACCCGGGGCTTTGGACCGCCGCCTACCTCCTGGGCCGGTCCCGCCTCGAGGCCAAAGACCCCAAGGGGGCCCTCCCGTACCTCCTCTCCGCCTACCGCACCGCTCCTGAGCCCGAGGTGGCCCTGGCCCTGGCGGGGGCCTACTGGGCCTTGGGGGACTACAAGAACGCCTACCGCTACGCCGGCGAGGCCGGCCCCGCGGGGCGCTTCCTGAAGGCCCAGGCCGCCCACCGCCTGGGGAGGAGGGAGGAGGCCTTGGCCCTCCTGGAAGGCCTCGCCACCCCCGAGGCCTTGAGCCTTAGGGGGGTCCTGCTTTTGGAGCTCGGCCGGGCGGAGGAGGCCGTGGCCGCCTTGGGCCAGGCCTACCAGGCCACCCCAAGCCCCGAGGTGGGGGCCAACCTGGGGGCGGCCCTGGTGGCCCTCCGCCGCTACGGGGAGGCGGAGGTGGTCTTGCGGGAGGTCCTCCTCAAGGCCCCTCGCTTGAGCGCGGCCTGGTACAACCTGGGCCTGGCCTTAAGGGCCCTGGACCGCCAGGCGGAGGCGGAGCGGGCCCTGAGGCAGGCGGCCCTCCTGGGCTCCAAGGAAGCCGAGGCCCTTCTTAGGAGGTAG